Proteins encoded in a region of the Streptomyces sp. NBC_01471 genome:
- a CDS encoding DUF979 domain-containing protein, producing the protein MIKSEYFFWLIGAVFLVMAAQMAGDRTNPRRFGSASFWGLIGACFFYSTGVVDKSLPAEPLGAAVLVLIVLGGFGFTGKGTPHTPPREERAASAARFGNKLFLPALTIPVVAMLCATLLKKVHIGGEPVLEPGSETILGLGVGAIAAMVVGMTVLRERRVSVPLHAGRNMLESMGWALVLPQLLAVLGSIFQTAGVGDQVGRITEAILPDGQRFIAVLVYCCGMVLFTIVMGNAFAAFPVMTAAVGWPVLIQQMHGSIPAVLAIGMLCGFCGTLVTPMAANFNLVPAALLELDDQYGPIKAQLPTAAALLVCNIAVLALFAF; encoded by the coding sequence GTGATCAAGTCCGAGTACTTCTTCTGGCTGATCGGCGCGGTCTTCCTGGTGATGGCGGCCCAGATGGCCGGCGACCGCACCAACCCCAGGCGCTTCGGTTCGGCGTCCTTCTGGGGCCTGATCGGCGCGTGCTTCTTCTACTCGACCGGTGTGGTCGACAAGTCGCTTCCCGCCGAGCCGCTCGGTGCCGCCGTCCTGGTGCTGATCGTCCTGGGCGGGTTCGGCTTCACCGGCAAGGGAACACCGCACACCCCGCCCCGTGAGGAGCGGGCCGCTTCGGCGGCGCGATTCGGCAACAAACTGTTCCTCCCCGCCCTCACCATTCCCGTCGTCGCGATGCTCTGCGCGACGCTGCTGAAGAAGGTGCACATCGGCGGCGAGCCGGTCCTGGAGCCGGGATCCGAGACGATCCTGGGACTTGGCGTCGGGGCGATCGCCGCGATGGTGGTCGGCATGACCGTCCTGCGCGAGCGCCGCGTCTCGGTCCCGCTGCACGCCGGGCGCAACATGCTCGAATCCATGGGGTGGGCCCTCGTACTGCCCCAGTTGCTCGCGGTGCTCGGGTCGATCTTCCAGACGGCGGGCGTCGGAGACCAGGTCGGCCGCATCACCGAGGCGATCCTTCCGGACGGCCAGCGGTTCATCGCGGTGCTCGTCTACTGCTGCGGCATGGTCCTGTTCACGATCGTCATGGGCAACGCGTTCGCCGCCTTCCCCGTGATGACCGCGGCAGTCGGCTGGCCCGTCCTGATCCAGCAGATGCACGGCAGCATCCCGGCGGTCCTCGCCATCGGGATGCTGTGCGGCTTCTGCGGCACCCTCGTCACGCCCATGGCCGCCAACTTCAACCTGGTCCCGGCGGCGCTGCTGGAACTGGACGACCAGTACGGACCGATCAAGGCCCAACTGCCCACGGCGGCGGCCCTGCTGGTCTGCAACATCGCCGTCCTCGCGCTGTTCGCCTTCTGA
- a CDS encoding PucR family transcriptional regulator, translated as MDNIGPALLRLIQEGAGCDGPLTEIAIYAPGAPTQLGPGCVVLGVGVTTEAELRELTAAMERCDARVVAVKAPVPPSADEDLTIIEVNQNASWMHVATTVREQLLEYARLRVRSVSSGSELFSLANAIYEALGAPVTIEDRFSALVAWSEGQDKTDAERIETILGRAVQPRTLAEQRERHEFERLHASSEPVYMEATEPDQLPRVAIVVRIGSDVLGYIWAAVTGPLDEAGTARLREFASMVALQMVGLRTETSYARQQRGELAAAVLGGSADRVEASRLQLGSGPVCVLAAAPRLAGTTDADAATAAVTVDELRRFADTLEYFLAAVHSRSAAVAGTGAVYVLVAWPLEHTAALESTVNLARDFLGRTPLASDYVVAVGGPADSLGRIAAVRAQTDAALRALRHPAFHGPAVRTVEEMALPVLLLHLADVTESLGLPDTSGALHRLCQEDGQDGLLPVTLAAYLAAAGATDVAAANLHIHPNTMRYRLRRIREVSGLDFTDADAVLLAHLQLRVRELRMGVA; from the coding sequence GTGGACAACATCGGCCCGGCGCTGCTGCGCTTGATCCAGGAGGGGGCCGGCTGCGACGGGCCGCTGACCGAGATCGCCATCTATGCCCCGGGTGCGCCGACACAGCTCGGACCCGGGTGCGTGGTGCTGGGTGTTGGCGTGACCACGGAAGCCGAGCTGCGCGAACTGACCGCGGCGATGGAACGCTGTGACGCGAGAGTGGTGGCGGTGAAGGCCCCGGTGCCGCCGTCGGCGGACGAAGACCTGACGATCATCGAGGTCAACCAGAACGCGTCCTGGATGCACGTCGCGACGACCGTTCGTGAGCAGTTGCTCGAATACGCGAGGCTGCGCGTGCGCTCCGTCAGCAGCGGCTCGGAGCTGTTCTCCCTGGCGAACGCGATCTACGAGGCTCTCGGCGCCCCGGTCACCATCGAAGACCGCTTTTCCGCGCTGGTCGCCTGGTCGGAGGGTCAGGACAAGACCGATGCCGAGCGGATCGAGACCATTCTGGGGCGGGCGGTGCAGCCGAGGACGCTCGCCGAACAGCGCGAGCGTCATGAATTCGAGCGTCTGCACGCCAGCAGCGAGCCGGTCTATATGGAAGCGACCGAACCGGACCAGCTGCCGAGGGTCGCCATTGTTGTCCGGATCGGCTCGGATGTCCTCGGCTACATCTGGGCCGCGGTGACCGGGCCGCTCGACGAGGCGGGCACCGCTCGGCTTCGCGAATTCGCGTCGATGGTCGCGCTGCAGATGGTGGGCTTGCGAACCGAGACCAGCTACGCCCGTCAGCAGCGCGGCGAGCTGGCTGCGGCGGTCCTCGGAGGGTCGGCCGATCGGGTGGAGGCGAGCCGGCTGCAATTGGGCTCCGGACCGGTCTGTGTACTGGCCGCGGCCCCTCGGCTGGCCGGGACCACGGACGCCGACGCAGCGACCGCCGCGGTGACCGTTGACGAGCTACGCCGATTCGCTGACACGCTGGAGTACTTTCTGGCGGCCGTGCACTCACGTTCCGCCGCGGTGGCGGGTACAGGCGCGGTGTACGTACTGGTTGCCTGGCCTCTTGAACACACCGCAGCACTTGAGTCGACCGTCAACCTGGCACGTGATTTCCTCGGGCGGACGCCACTGGCCAGTGACTACGTGGTCGCCGTTGGCGGCCCGGCCGACTCGCTGGGCCGGATCGCCGCAGTGCGGGCGCAGACGGACGCCGCACTGCGGGCGCTGCGGCACCCGGCCTTCCACGGGCCGGCTGTGCGCACCGTGGAGGAGATGGCGCTGCCGGTGTTGCTGCTGCATCTCGCCGACGTCACTGAGTCGCTCGGCCTCCCGGATACCAGCGGAGCTCTGCACCGGCTGTGTCAGGAGGACGGCCAGGACGGTCTGCTGCCGGTGACCCTGGCCGCCTACCTCGCCGCCGCGGGAGCCACGGACGTCGCGGCGGCCAACCTGCACATCCACCCCAACACGATGCGCTACCGGCTGCGCCGGATCCGCGAGGTCTCCGGACTGGATTTCACCGATGCCGACGCCGTGCTGCTCGCGCACCTCCAACTTCGGGTGCGCGAGCTGCGGATGGGGGTCGCCTGA
- a CDS encoding DUF969 domain-containing protein has product MIVLLGVLVVILGFATRRNPLLVVGAAGIVTGLLGKMSPQEVLAAFGNSFASSRSVTVFVITLPVIGLLERYGLQEQARNLIGRLGALTTGRFLALYLLIRQLTASVGLTSIGGPAQSVRPLIAPMAEAAAESRAGGPLPKRVREKIRSHASGADTIGMFFGEDCFIAIGSILLITGFVNSTYHQHLEPLSLALWAIPSAICAFLIHGARLLHLDRVLERELAVVAAENELAAHTARRPEDLK; this is encoded by the coding sequence GTGATCGTTCTCCTCGGCGTGCTCGTGGTGATCCTCGGATTCGCCACGCGCCGCAACCCCCTCCTCGTGGTGGGCGCCGCCGGCATCGTGACCGGACTGCTCGGCAAGATGTCGCCGCAGGAGGTGCTGGCCGCGTTCGGCAACAGTTTCGCCTCGTCCCGCTCGGTGACCGTCTTCGTCATCACGCTCCCGGTCATCGGACTCCTGGAGCGCTACGGCCTCCAGGAACAGGCCCGCAACCTCATCGGACGACTCGGCGCGCTGACCACCGGCCGCTTCCTCGCGCTCTATCTGCTCATCCGCCAGCTCACCGCCTCCGTCGGGCTCACCAGCATCGGCGGTCCGGCGCAGAGCGTGCGCCCGCTGATCGCCCCGATGGCCGAGGCCGCCGCCGAGAGCAGGGCGGGCGGTCCGCTGCCGAAGCGGGTGCGCGAGAAGATCCGCTCGCACGCCTCGGGCGCCGACACCATCGGCATGTTCTTCGGCGAGGACTGCTTCATAGCGATCGGCTCGATCCTGCTGATCACCGGCTTCGTCAACTCGACGTACCACCAGCACCTCGAACCGCTCAGCCTCGCCCTCTGGGCGATCCCGTCCGCGATCTGCGCCTTCCTCATCCACGGCGCACGGCTGCTGCACCTCGACCGGGTGCTGGAGCGCGAACTGGCCGTCGTCGCCGCCGAGAACGAACTCGCCGCCCATACCGCCCGCCGCCCCGAGGACCTCAAGTGA
- a CDS encoding DUF2891 domain-containing protein, with product MPPTPPVPASVLPGEYARPFAELALHNVVREYPNAPAHLYAGPEEIVAPRELHPAFYGSYDWHSTVHMHWLLVRLLRRFGPAAPGGDSSGADALPANTAARITEVMDTHLTPANIAVEAAYLRRRPSFERPYGWAWLVALAAECRALGGPAGTRWADALAPAVAAVGDLLQSWLGKATYPVRHGVHNNSAFALGLVLDAGEQAGLARPVLDAAAGRLTDWFTGDHDAPLHWEPSGQDFLSPALTEAHAMLRVLPAADFPGWLAGFVPALAGGDPCSLLTPPVISDYADPQIGHLLGLTLSRAAGLRAVAAALPAGPAREAVQESVAAHLAVGLPAVSSGEFNSDHWLATYAALALDTAPGH from the coding sequence ATGCCCCCCACCCCGCCGGTCCCCGCCTCCGTACTGCCCGGTGAGTACGCGCGTCCGTTCGCGGAGCTGGCGCTCCACAACGTGGTGCGTGAGTACCCGAACGCCCCGGCCCATCTGTACGCGGGCCCCGAGGAGATCGTCGCGCCGCGCGAGCTGCACCCCGCGTTCTACGGTTCCTACGACTGGCACTCCACGGTGCACATGCACTGGCTGCTCGTCCGGCTGCTGCGCCGCTTCGGCCCGGCCGCACCGGGCGGCGACAGCAGCGGCGCGGACGCGCTGCCCGCGAACACGGCGGCCCGGATCACCGAGGTCATGGACACCCACCTGACCCCGGCCAACATCGCCGTCGAGGCCGCCTACCTGCGCCGCCGCCCGTCGTTCGAGCGCCCCTACGGCTGGGCCTGGCTGGTGGCACTCGCCGCCGAATGCCGGGCGCTCGGCGGTCCGGCGGGCACCCGGTGGGCCGACGCGCTCGCGCCCGCGGTGGCCGCCGTCGGCGATCTGCTCCAGAGCTGGCTGGGCAAGGCGACCTACCCGGTCCGGCACGGTGTCCACAACAACAGCGCCTTCGCTCTCGGCCTCGTCCTGGACGCGGGCGAGCAGGCGGGTCTCGCCCGTCCGGTGCTGGACGCCGCGGCCGGCCGGCTGACCGACTGGTTCACCGGGGACCACGACGCACCGCTCCACTGGGAACCCTCCGGCCAGGACTTCCTGTCGCCCGCGCTGACCGAGGCGCACGCCATGCTGCGGGTCCTGCCGGCCGCGGACTTTCCCGGCTGGCTCGCCGGGTTCGTACCGGCGCTCGCCGGCGGAGACCCGTGCTCCCTCCTCACCCCGCCGGTGATCTCGGACTACGCCGACCCGCAGATCGGGCATCTGCTCGGCCTCACCCTGAGCCGGGCGGCGGGGCTGCGCGCCGTCGCGGCCGCGCTGCCCGCGGGACCGGCCCGCGAGGCGGTGCAGGAGTCGGTCGCGGCCCATCTGGCGGTGGGGCTCCCGGCGGTCTCCTCCGGCGAATTCAATTCGGACCACTGGCTCGCGACGTATGCCGCGCTGGCCCTGGACACGGCCCCCGGCCACTGA
- a CDS encoding primosomal protein N', with product MSSDDKQSGDPGDGGPEQLALIRETVRRTKVPRAKPRTWRGAALAGELPVARVVVNKGVLHLDQFFDYAVPEELDEAAQPGVRVRVRFGAGSRNVRDGRREGGGLIDGFVVERRADSDYSGPLAALAGVVSPEPVLSPELLGLARAVADRYAGSLADVLQLAVPPRNARAEAKPSPEPQEPPPAPEPGTWARYGQGPGFLRALESGGAPRAVWTALPGPHWPRELALAVAATLSSGRGALVVVPDGRAAARVDGALTAVLGAGHHALLTADAGPEKRYRQWLAVRRGSVRAVVGTRAAMFAPVQDLGLAVIWEDGDASHSEPHAPLPHAREVLLLRAAHDKCAFLLGSTSCTVEAAQLVETGWAAPLVADREQVRAAAPLVRTVGDLDLARDEGARAARLPSLAWQAVRDGLRSGPVLVQVPRRGYVPRLSCERCRTPARCAHCSGPLEAPDERALTCGWCGRDATGWHCLECGHTRLRAQVVGARRTAEELGRAFPAVPVRTSGRDHVLDTVDGRPALVVSTPGAEPVAEGGYAAALLLDGWVMLGRPDLRAGEEALRRWMDAAALVRGQSEGGTVVVVAEPTLRPVQALVRWDPAGHAVRELADRAELGFPPVSRMAAVSGRAQTLEEFLGAVRLPQDAEVLGPVPIVPADPNRPRRPGDPPPGESWERALVRVPPGSGAALASALRTAQAARLTRGSDPVRIRVDPPDIG from the coding sequence GTGAGCAGCGACGACAAGCAGTCGGGGGACCCCGGCGACGGGGGCCCCGAGCAGCTTGCTCTCATCAGGGAGACCGTGCGGCGCACCAAGGTGCCCCGGGCCAAGCCGCGCACCTGGCGCGGGGCCGCGCTCGCCGGGGAACTCCCCGTGGCGCGCGTCGTGGTGAACAAGGGCGTGCTCCACCTCGACCAGTTCTTCGACTACGCCGTACCGGAAGAGCTCGACGAGGCGGCTCAGCCGGGTGTCCGGGTGCGGGTCCGCTTCGGTGCCGGGAGCCGCAATGTGCGGGACGGCCGCCGCGAGGGCGGTGGGCTGATCGACGGATTCGTGGTCGAGCGCCGGGCCGATTCCGACTACTCGGGACCGCTCGCCGCGCTGGCCGGGGTGGTGTCGCCCGAGCCCGTCCTCAGCCCCGAACTGCTCGGGCTCGCCCGGGCTGTCGCCGACCGGTACGCGGGCAGCCTCGCCGACGTCCTGCAACTGGCCGTGCCGCCGAGGAACGCGCGGGCCGAGGCGAAGCCGTCGCCCGAGCCGCAGGAACCGCCGCCCGCGCCGGAGCCCGGCACCTGGGCACGTTACGGGCAGGGGCCGGGCTTCCTGCGGGCACTGGAGTCGGGCGGGGCGCCGCGGGCCGTGTGGACCGCGCTGCCGGGACCGCACTGGCCCCGGGAGCTGGCGCTCGCCGTCGCCGCCACACTGTCCTCGGGCCGCGGCGCACTCGTCGTGGTGCCCGACGGGCGGGCGGCGGCCCGGGTGGACGGCGCGCTGACGGCGGTCCTCGGAGCCGGACACCACGCGCTGCTCACCGCCGACGCCGGCCCCGAGAAGCGGTACCGGCAGTGGCTCGCGGTGCGGCGCGGCTCCGTGCGGGCCGTGGTCGGTACCCGGGCCGCGATGTTCGCGCCCGTCCAGGATCTCGGCCTGGCCGTCATCTGGGAGGACGGGGACGCCAGCCACAGCGAACCGCACGCCCCGCTGCCGCACGCCCGCGAGGTCCTGCTGCTGCGCGCCGCACACGACAAGTGCGCCTTCCTGCTGGGCAGTACGAGCTGCACCGTTGAGGCCGCCCAGCTCGTCGAGACCGGCTGGGCCGCCCCGCTCGTGGCTGACCGGGAGCAGGTCAGGGCCGCCGCGCCGCTCGTACGGACCGTGGGCGACCTCGATCTGGCGCGGGACGAGGGGGCCAGGGCGGCGAGGCTGCCCAGCCTCGCCTGGCAGGCCGTGCGGGACGGCCTCAGGAGCGGTCCGGTCCTGGTGCAGGTGCCGCGCAGGGGCTATGTGCCGAGACTGTCCTGCGAGCGCTGCCGCACGCCCGCGCGGTGCGCGCACTGCTCGGGTCCTCTGGAAGCGCCGGACGAGCGGGCGCTGACCTGCGGCTGGTGCGGACGGGACGCGACCGGCTGGCACTGCCTGGAGTGCGGTCATACGAGACTGCGCGCGCAGGTCGTGGGCGCGCGGCGGACCGCAGAGGAGCTGGGCCGCGCGTTTCCGGCCGTGCCCGTACGGACGTCGGGGCGCGACCACGTGCTGGACACGGTGGACGGGCGGCCCGCCCTGGTGGTGAGCACCCCCGGCGCCGAACCGGTCGCCGAAGGCGGTTACGCGGCGGCGCTGCTGCTGGACGGCTGGGTGATGCTCGGGCGGCCCGACCTGCGCGCGGGCGAGGAGGCGCTGCGCCGGTGGATGGATGCGGCCGCGCTGGTACGGGGCCAGAGCGAGGGCGGCACGGTGGTGGTCGTCGCCGAGCCGACGCTCCGGCCCGTCCAGGCGCTGGTCCGCTGGGATCCGGCCGGGCACGCGGTGCGTGAGCTGGCGGACCGGGCCGAGCTGGGCTTCCCGCCGGTCTCGCGGATGGCCGCGGTGTCCGGGCGGGCGCAGACGCTGGAAGAGTTCCTCGGCGCGGTCAGGCTGCCGCAGGACGCCGAGGTACTGGGACCGGTACCGATCGTCCCCGCCGACCCCAACAGGCCCCGCCGGCCAGGCGATCCGCCACCGGGCGAGAGCTGGGAGCGGGCCCTGGTCCGGGTGCCGCCCGGGAGCGGAGCGGCGCTCGCCTCGGCGCTGCGGACGGCGCAGGCGGCGCGGCTGACGCGGGGCAGCGATCCGGTACGGATCCGGGTCGACCCGCCCGACATCGGCTGA
- a CDS encoding RsmB/NOP family class I SAM-dependent RNA methyltransferase encodes MTDQPRRRPAQESRRQQPNQQSKPYRRPQKDPVRLLAFEVLRAVDDRDAYANLVLPPLLKKARENPAFDGRDAALATELVYGTLRRQGTYDAVIAACIDRPLRQVDPPVLDVLALGAHQLLGTRIPTHAAVSASVELARVVLGDGRAKFVNAVLRKVAADDLDGWLERVAPPYDEDAEAHLAVVHSHPRWIVSALWDSLGGGRAGIEDLLEADNERPEVTLVARPGRSTTDELTETVGEDSALPGRWSPYAVRLAEGGEPGAIEAVRDGRAGVQDEGSQLVAAALANAPLEGRDERWLDGCAGPGGKAALLAALAAQRGALLLASEKQPHRARLVERTLAGNPGPYQVIAADGTRPPWLPGSFDRVLMDVPCTGLGALRRRPEARWRRRPEDLEGFAPLQRGLLREALSAVRVGGVVGYATCSPHLAETRIVVEDVLKGRGGQPVEAEWIDVRPLMPGVAAVGEGPDVQLWPHLHGTDAMYLALLRRTA; translated from the coding sequence GTGACCGACCAGCCTCGCCGCCGTCCCGCGCAGGAGTCGCGCCGGCAGCAGCCGAATCAGCAGTCGAAGCCCTACCGCCGCCCGCAGAAGGACCCGGTGCGGCTCCTCGCCTTCGAAGTGCTGCGGGCGGTCGACGACCGGGACGCGTACGCCAACCTCGTGCTGCCGCCCCTGCTGAAGAAGGCCCGCGAGAACCCGGCGTTCGACGGGCGGGACGCGGCGCTCGCCACCGAGCTGGTGTACGGCACCCTGCGCAGGCAGGGCACGTACGACGCGGTCATCGCGGCCTGCATCGACCGTCCGCTGCGCCAGGTCGACCCGCCGGTGCTCGATGTGCTGGCCCTCGGCGCGCACCAGCTGCTCGGTACCCGTATCCCCACCCACGCGGCGGTCTCCGCGAGCGTGGAACTGGCCCGGGTGGTGCTCGGCGACGGGCGGGCGAAGTTCGTCAACGCCGTGCTGCGCAAGGTCGCGGCCGACGACCTCGACGGCTGGCTGGAGCGGGTCGCTCCGCCCTACGACGAGGACGCCGAGGCCCATCTGGCCGTGGTGCACTCGCACCCCCGCTGGATCGTCTCCGCGCTGTGGGACTCGCTGGGCGGGGGCCGCGCCGGGATCGAGGACCTCCTCGAAGCGGACAACGAGCGCCCCGAGGTGACTCTGGTCGCCAGGCCGGGCCGCTCCACCACCGACGAGCTGACCGAGACCGTCGGCGAGGACTCCGCGCTGCCCGGCCGGTGGTCGCCGTACGCCGTCCGTCTCGCGGAGGGCGGCGAGCCCGGTGCGATCGAAGCGGTGCGCGACGGCCGGGCGGGGGTTCAGGACGAGGGCAGCCAGCTCGTCGCCGCCGCTTTGGCGAACGCGCCCCTGGAGGGCCGCGACGAGCGCTGGCTCGACGGCTGCGCGGGCCCCGGCGGCAAGGCAGCCCTGCTGGCCGCGCTCGCCGCGCAGCGCGGCGCGCTGCTGCTGGCCTCCGAGAAGCAGCCGCACCGGGCCCGGCTCGTCGAGCGCACTCTGGCGGGCAACCCGGGCCCGTACCAGGTGATCGCCGCCGACGGCACCAGGCCGCCCTGGCTGCCCGGCTCCTTCGACCGGGTGCTGATGGATGTGCCGTGCACGGGGCTCGGTGCGCTGCGGCGCAGGCCGGAGGCGCGGTGGCGGCGGCGCCCCGAGGACCTGGAGGGATTCGCTCCGCTGCAGCGCGGCCTGCTCCGCGAGGCGCTGAGCGCGGTACGGGTCGGCGGCGTCGTCGGATACGCGACCTGCTCACCGCACCTCGCCGAGACGCGCATCGTGGTCGAGGACGTCCTGAAGGGCCGCGGCGGACAGCCCGTCGAGGCCGAGTGGATCGATGTCAGGCCGCTGATGCCGGGGGTCGCGGCGGTGGGCGAAGGCCCGGACGTACAGCTGTGGCCGCACCTGCACGGCACCGACGCGATGTACCTCGCACTGCTGCGGCGCACCGCCTGA
- the lysA gene encoding diaminopimelate decarboxylase, whose protein sequence is MAATQAGSELVGLFPPGTTRDGAGALVLGGVPVAELAETYGTPALVVDESSIRARARRYADGLAARWPNSRATFASKAFPCTAVYRLLAEEGLGIDVASGGELTLALAAGADPAGLVVHGNAKTEEELRLAVEAGAGTIVVDNFDDIDKLEKILTDTDTGVGQGVLVRVTPDIHPDTHAAISTGQDGSKFGLLLPQAREAIAQLRASDRLRLDGVHVHIGSQILDLKPFEQAVEAVAQLGEFAVYDLGGGLGSRYTYTDRPPTVEAYLNALTDTAKRLLPADARVLIEPGRSLVAESGVSLYRVVSVKRGAGHTFVAVDGGMGDNLEVSLYQQRFEAAVATRPTGAGEMCQLVGRHCESGDTLSAGVPLDDPGVGDLIAVPVTGAYTYALSNNYNGARRPPVVLVRDGEHRAVVRRETYADLMRRDLP, encoded by the coding sequence ATGGCGGCGACGCAGGCAGGCAGCGAACTGGTGGGGCTGTTTCCCCCCGGGACGACCCGGGACGGGGCTGGCGCGCTGGTGCTCGGCGGGGTCCCGGTGGCAGAGCTCGCCGAGACCTACGGCACTCCCGCGCTGGTCGTCGACGAGTCCTCCATCCGCGCCCGTGCCCGCCGGTACGCCGACGGCCTGGCCGCCCGCTGGCCGAACTCCCGGGCCACCTTCGCCTCGAAGGCCTTCCCCTGCACGGCCGTCTACCGGCTGCTCGCCGAGGAGGGCCTCGGCATCGACGTCGCGAGCGGCGGCGAGCTGACCCTCGCCCTCGCCGCGGGCGCCGACCCAGCCGGTCTGGTCGTGCACGGCAACGCCAAGACCGAGGAGGAGTTGCGCCTCGCCGTCGAGGCGGGCGCGGGGACGATCGTCGTCGACAACTTCGACGACATCGACAAGCTGGAGAAGATCCTCACCGACACCGACACCGGCGTCGGGCAGGGCGTGCTGGTACGGGTCACTCCCGACATCCACCCCGACACGCACGCGGCGATCTCCACCGGCCAGGACGGCTCCAAGTTCGGCCTGCTCCTCCCGCAGGCCCGCGAGGCGATCGCGCAGCTGCGCGCCAGCGACCGGTTGCGGCTGGACGGCGTCCACGTCCACATCGGCTCGCAGATCCTGGACCTCAAGCCCTTCGAGCAGGCCGTCGAGGCGGTCGCCCAACTTGGCGAGTTCGCCGTCTACGACCTGGGCGGCGGCCTGGGTTCCCGGTACACCTACACCGACCGGCCACCCACGGTGGAGGCGTACCTCAACGCCCTGACCGACACAGCGAAGCGGCTGCTGCCGGCCGACGCCCGCGTCCTGATCGAGCCGGGCCGTTCGCTGGTCGCCGAGTCCGGCGTCTCGCTCTACCGCGTCGTCTCCGTCAAGCGCGGCGCCGGCCATACCTTCGTCGCCGTCGATGGCGGCATGGGCGACAACCTTGAGGTGTCCCTCTACCAACAGCGATTCGAGGCCGCCGTCGCCACCCGCCCGACCGGCGCGGGCGAGATGTGCCAACTGGTCGGTCGCCACTGTGAGTCGGGCGACACCCTCAGCGCCGGCGTCCCGCTCGACGACCCGGGCGTCGGCGACCTGATCGCCGTACCGGTCACCGGCGCCTACACCTACGCGCTGAGCAACAACTACAACGGCGCGCGCCGCCCCCCGGTGGTCCTCGTCCGCGACGGCGAGCACCGTGCCGTCGTGCGTCGTGAGACCTACGCCGACCTGATGCGCCGCGACCTGCCATAA
- the fmt gene encoding methionyl-tRNA formyltransferase: protein MKLVFAGTPEVAVPALDALIESGRHDVAAVVTRPDAPAGRGRRLVASPVAQRAEEAGIEVLKPARPRDEDFLARLREIAPDCCPVVAYGALLPRTALDVPARGWVNLHFSLLPAWRGAAPVQHSIIAGDEVTGASTFLIEEGLDSGPVYGVLTEEVRPTDTSGDLLTRLAFAGSGLLVATMDGIEDGTLHAVEQPAEGISLAPKITVDDARVDWSAPAMRVDRLVRGCTPAPGAWTVFREERLKLVSLAPVTDRTDLAPGELAVAKNSVHVGTGSHAVELHWVQPQGKKPMRAADWARGVRIVAGELLGE from the coding sequence GTGAAACTCGTCTTCGCAGGCACCCCCGAGGTCGCCGTACCCGCCCTGGACGCCCTCATCGAATCCGGCCGGCACGACGTGGCCGCCGTGGTGACCCGCCCCGACGCCCCCGCCGGGCGCGGCCGCCGGCTGGTGGCCAGCCCGGTCGCACAGCGCGCCGAGGAGGCCGGCATCGAGGTGCTGAAGCCGGCCAGGCCGCGGGACGAGGACTTCCTGGCGCGGCTGCGGGAGATCGCTCCCGACTGCTGCCCGGTCGTGGCGTACGGGGCGCTGCTGCCCAGGACGGCCCTCGACGTACCGGCCCGCGGCTGGGTCAATCTGCATTTCTCGCTGCTGCCGGCCTGGCGCGGTGCGGCGCCCGTGCAGCATTCGATCATCGCGGGGGACGAGGTGACCGGTGCGTCGACCTTCCTGATCGAGGAGGGTCTCGACTCGGGCCCGGTCTACGGAGTGCTCACCGAGGAGGTGCGCCCCACCGACACCAGCGGCGATCTGCTGACCCGGCTGGCCTTCGCCGGATCAGGCCTGCTGGTGGCGACCATGGACGGGATCGAGGACGGCACCCTGCACGCGGTGGAACAGCCGGCCGAAGGGATCTCGCTCGCACCGAAGATCACCGTCGACGACGCCAGGGTGGACTGGTCGGCCCCCGCGATGCGGGTGGACCGGCTGGTGCGGGGCTGCACGCCCGCGCCCGGTGCCTGGACCGTCTTCCGGGAGGAGCGGCTCAAACTGGTCTCCCTCGCCCCGGTCACCGACCGCACGGACCTGGCCCCGGGCGAACTGGCGGTCGCCAAGAACAGCGTGCACGTGGGCACCGGCTCGCACGCCGTGGAGCTGCACTGGGTCCAGCCCCAGGGCAAGAAGCCGATGCGCGCGGCGGACTGGGCACGCGGTGTACGGATCGTCGCCGGCGAACTGCTCGGCGAGTAG